ACCATGGAACCACAGAGCCAGCTTGGAGACAAAAGAATTTCCCTTGCTAGAGTTCTTGAGCCTAAAAGACAGGGCCAGGAGTTTTTCACTGAGGACAAGATATAACCCCTGGGGTGGCAGAGGCTGAGGCACGTGGCTAGGCTATGTTGAGAAGGTCAGGATATTATTAAGGCAGCCACTGGACTATCAGAATCTAACTATCTACGCCTTCTGAGCAGGAAGGCAACTGAGTGTTGCACTCAGTTGAGAGCACAGATAGCATCCAAAGGCTGACTAGCAGGAGGACACAGAATCCACAGTCGGTCTGGCAGGGAGGTCAGTATCCCTGAGCTTCCTAGCAGGGAGATACAGCTAGGACTCTAGCTCTTTTTTTCCCTGCCCATGGCTTTAGCCGCTGGCTGGAGTGGGCGtgggggtgatggtggtggtatggAACTCTGAAAGGCTTGAGCCTGTGGGCCCTCATTAGAAATCAAGTCTGGAAGTGGTGGAATGATGTCATATGTTAGAAAGTAATACACATGGATGGGGTGGAGTAAGAAGGGGTCAAAGCTTGGGCACCTCCCCATCTCTTCCCTGCCCTGGAATAGCATCAGTATCCCCTCAGAATCCGTTGGGAAGGGAGTCCCAAAGTTTATGCCTAGCGGCCACTGCTTACTCTGTGTACATAAAAGCCCAAGAGGCTAGTCTCAGACACTCTAGGCTTCTTCCTTTCACCTGAACTAGGGTTCTGAGAGTCCCAAGGCACCAGGGCCAGGTGAGGCCTTCCAGGCTGCAGTAGTGAGGGATGTGGGGATCAGCCTCCATATGGCCTCTAAGGATACTGAGGTGTCCATCTTCAGGGGCCTCCCAGGCAGCCAATGTCTGCTGCAGCCAACAATGGCCAGGCCCTCAGAAGGAGAGGCGCAGCCTGAAGCCACACCTGCCCACCTCTTCCCCACCCATCAGGCAGCCTGAGGCTCCAGGGTGGGTGGGTCCTACCCTATAACAGGGCAGACACAGTGAGATACATGTTTAAACTGAGCTGCCTGAGCTAAGCATGAAACTGGAGATGGCCCTAGCCATAGCTCTAGTCCTGGCTGTGGTGTCCTGGACACAGGAGTTTTTCCCTAAGGAGGCCCAGACCCTCAACTGGAGCAAGGTTAGCCGCATGCCCCTTGGTATCTTCATCAGGTGCTAGGGTCAGAGTGCAAGGACCCAACTCCAGCTGTGGGACCATCTGAGGTAATGTCCCCAGCAGGAGGGCGGAACACGGCAGCTCTTGAGGTCAGCTGTGTTAGTTTCCTGTTCTCTCCCACCACAGACACCTCTACAAAGGAGCTGAGGCTGTAAGaggagcaggggctggagagccaAGCACTTGATGTGTCCTGAAGCAGGACTGCGGGCACAGCAGCTAGCCTCACAATGTGAATAGCACGTACAATCACAGAATTATTAGGAGAAAGGGATTTGCTGCAGGGAGgagctggtggctggtggctcagGGGCAAGGGGAAGGAAGGACTGAGCATTCATGTCACAGGAAAGCCAAGAGGGAAGGGGCCTCTGAGGTAGGTAGGATAAACTCAGTCCAGGCTTCAGCCTCTGGGTCACCTGACCAGCCAAGCACCGGCTCCTCTTCAGCCTAGCCTGGGAAGGGGTAGTACTACCCTGTAGATACAGATGTGGTCTGGGTCTGCTCTCTATCTGGGCTCTTGGACAGGCACGGTGTGGCAGCTCACACCGTCTTCCTTCCTCCGTGCCTCTGCAGTTTTCAGGCTTCTGGTACATTATTGCCATCGCCACAGACACCCAGGGGTTCCTGCCGGCTAGAGACAAGAGGAAGCTGGGGGCATCTGTGATCAAGGTGCACAAAACAGGCCAGCTCAGGGTGGTCATCGCCTTCAGCCGGTGAGGGAGTGTACAGCTCAGGGTGGTCATTACCTTCAGCTGGTAAGGGGGGTATACAGCTCAGGGTGGTCATCGCCTTCAGCCGGTAAGGGGGTGTACAGCTCAGGGTGGTCATCGCCTTCAGCCGGTGAGGGTTATACAGCTCAGGGTGGTCATCGCCTTCAGCCGGTGAGGGGGTGTACAGCTTAGGGCGGTCATTACCCTCAGCCGGTGAGGGGGTGTACAGCTCAGGGTGGTCATTACCTTCAGCTGGTAAGGGGGGTATACAGCTCAGGGTGGTCATCCCCTTCAGCCGGTGAGGGGGTGTGATGTGGAGCTGTTCTGGTACACTGTTGCAGGCTAGCCAGGGTCAGTTCTGGAGGCAGTGTGGAGTCCTGAGAAGAGACAGCCTTGTCAGGCGCTCCCATTCTCTCTTTGTCCCCTAAAACCCAAGGAGTGATTTGGGGAGAAATAGTGACAGGCAGGGAGGGGGTATTGGGAGTAAATCTCTCAGCTCTGGACAGGCCTTTGCCCAAATTAGAAGATTCTCCTTCAGACTGGCCACCTTGCCTCCCCAGCCCCCATCCCTGGGCTCTAGCGACAGAGGGTGAGTAGACTGGGAGAAGTTGGCAGTAGAAGGTGGCAGCCAGTGGATGAGAAGGGCCCACTGGCCCAGCTCACAGTATCTGTCCTCCAGGCTTCGGGGATGCCAGTCCATGGAGGTGACTctgaagaaagacaggaagagaccGGTGTTCAGGAATACCAGTGAGTAGGATGTCTGGGCCACGGAAACCTGAGCATGTGGCAGGCAGGCGAACACCCAGGATGGGTGAGCAGGCTGGCTGTAGCTCCAGAGCTGGCTGAATTCCTTTGAATGGTCTGGCCTGGGAGGTGAGGTCAGTGAGGGCTCTGTACTGTGGGTGGGCACGGATGTGCAGGCACCAGTGACCACTGGCCCCTCTCTTGCAGTCAAGGGGGTAAAGGGCTTCCAT
The nucleotide sequence above comes from Arvicanthis niloticus isolate mArvNil1 chromosome 6, mArvNil1.pat.X, whole genome shotgun sequence. Encoded proteins:
- the Lcn10 gene encoding epididymal-specific lipocalin-10; translation: MKLEMALAIALVLAVVSWTQEFFPKEAQTLNWSKFSGFWYIIAIATDTQGFLPARDKRKLGASVIKVHKTGQLRVVIAFSRLRGCQSMEVTLKKDRKRPVFRNTIKGVKGFHVLSTDYTYGLVYLRLGRGGSNYKSLLLFNRQNISSFLSLREFLDTCHILQLTKQATILPKDDSCAHTILP